A single genomic interval of Candidatus Hydrogenedentota bacterium harbors:
- the trpA gene encoding tryptophan synthase subunit alpha — MNRIARRFEELKARHETAFIPYITAGDPSLARTEEIVLALSKAGADIIEFGVPFSDPVGDGPVIAEAAQRALAGGATLDHILDLVTRLRKQTEVPILLFTYYNPVLAYGVPRFARDAAAAGVDGVLCVDLPAEEAGEYKAELDASGVCTVFLIAPTTTEERLDGILSKCSGFVYYVSRLGVTGERSDLAADLGAAVARIKRKTGLPVAVGFGISTPEQARVIAGMADAVVVGSAIVRLIAQLGDTPETSSEVRDYARKLAMASKGQA, encoded by the coding sequence ATGAATCGGATTGCGAGGCGTTTCGAGGAATTGAAGGCCCGGCATGAGACAGCGTTCATACCTTACATCACGGCCGGGGACCCGAGCCTGGCTCGGACCGAAGAGATCGTGCTGGCTCTGTCTAAAGCTGGCGCGGACATCATCGAATTCGGCGTGCCCTTTTCGGACCCGGTGGGTGACGGGCCCGTCATCGCGGAAGCCGCACAGCGCGCACTGGCGGGCGGCGCCACGCTGGACCATATTCTGGATCTGGTCACGCGCTTGCGCAAACAGACGGAAGTGCCCATCCTCCTTTTCACGTATTACAACCCGGTGTTGGCCTATGGAGTGCCCCGATTTGCGCGCGACGCCGCAGCCGCCGGCGTCGACGGCGTGTTGTGTGTGGATTTGCCCGCGGAGGAAGCCGGCGAGTACAAGGCCGAACTGGATGCATCGGGTGTGTGCACGGTTTTTCTGATTGCGCCTACCACGACGGAAGAACGGCTCGATGGCATTCTGTCCAAGTGTTCTGGTTTCGTCTACTACGTGAGCCGCCTGGGGGTCACGGGCGAACGGAGCGACCTTGCCGCGGACCTCGGCGCGGCCGTGGCGCGCATCAAGCGGAAAACCGGCCTGCCTGTCGCGGTTGGTTTCGGCATCAGTACGCCCGAGCAGGCGCGCGTGATTGCCGGCATGGCGGACGCCGTCGTCGTCGGTTCCGCGATTGTGCGCCTGATCGCGCAGCTCGGCGACACGCCCGAGACGTCGTCGGAGGTCCGCGATTATGCCCGGAAATTGGCCATGGCAAGCAAAGGTCAGGCGTAA